The sequence CCGGGGTTCTCTTCCACTCTTTCTTGGGCCACCCACAGAAAACACACAGTGCAGGTAGCCCAGAGTACTACCAaggcagtttttcattttttttatacaAAGGGGGCCCAATATATTCCAGCAGCCATCCAGGTATTTAAGGCTAAAATCTTGCCTCAGTTACTGTATGGTGTTCCAATTTGGATCCAGGGATTTAATCCAGCTGTGGAAAGTGTCCTTTCAAAATTCGTGAGATCTTTATTTGGAATGCCAAGGTGTGTCACAGCCACGGGCTTACGTCTCAAGGCCGGCCTTGTTTCTATCGAATGTGCTGCATGGTCCTTTGTTTTTAGATATTGGCTGAAGATTGTCTTCAGCGACCCTTCTTTAGGCTATTTAAACCTTCTTTTGAAAGACATTTTCACCAGTTCTTGGTCtaaattttttattgttaaactgcattcattaggtttttcttttgattttatccTTGCACAAAATTTCAGGACTGCCAAATTTATTTTAGACCAACAAATTAGGGATATCGACTTTCAACTTTCGGTattaaatgcttgcaaaatgtgctccCCTATCCATCTTGGTCTGAATTTCCTGTTCCCCAACACGCTAAGTATTTGGAGAATCTGACTATTCCTAAGTATCGGCATGTATTCTCCAGAGCCAGGTTTAATTGTCTCCCTTCCGCTCTCTTGGAAGGATGATATCAAGGTACCCCTTATGCAGACCAGCTGTGTCCTTGTGGTGATGAAGTTGAAACATTGGCTCACgtcttttttgtatgtaatttttataAGGAGGATCGCAATAGACTACTCGGCCCAattatgaggaactttcctggcaggccattggtctggtttttAAAATACTTCTTAGTCGATTTTAGTAAGTATATAACAGAGtcagtggctaagttcctcttctctgtCTAAACGAGTTGTAAGAGGATTCTTCTCTTTTAActgctatttctttcttttatgttgtatttttatattcctgTATCTTAATTATTCTGATGTTTTACTGACTATTTTATTtgattgggtctgtgaccgtaataaacaaatacatacaacAGGACTGGATGGGGAATCTTGCCACAGAGGTTGGAGCGACATGGGGAAAGCTTGTTTTctcctttaaaaatgcaaattttaaaagtgcAAGAGCACAGatccttaaaaacacacaaaatttCTTAAAAGTTACTGAAATTTCATGGCTTGCTTTTGAGAAGAGGATAGTATGGTAGCTTTTTTAGGATTACAGGAATACTAATGGTGTTCAGCAGGAAACTAGTAACATTTTTACTCAGAGCTACCAGAAATTGTTTTGTAGAAAATTAAATAAGAACTACACTATCCTGTTTGTCTTTTAAATAATTACCAAAAATGTGCAGATATAAAGGAGGGATTGTGGTGCTTCAGCAATGATATCATGGGCATCAGTCAATAGATGCTAGTGATACTTGTTGGACTAGAGGGACATATGGCCCTTCTAATGTAGCTCTACTTCCTAAAATTCTAATCCTACTCAATGATTTCAGGACGGCCTTGGATACCTTCAATGTTTGTGGCTCTCCAATCTGGTCGTGCTGTTCTTTCCACCTGGCAGACTCCAGCTGCAAGAAGCGAGTTTGCTGTTTGTCCTTTGCCATTTGCTGCTGAAGTCCAGTCTTCTCTGTTCTGAATGCACAGACCTGCTGCTGCATTTTCTCCATCTCAGCCTGTTCATTCTCAAATTCCTCCTGCAGAAGTTTAATCTGAGCAACCAGTTTATTGTACTTGCAGCTCAGCTCTTCCCTTTCTGCCAGTCTCTCATCCTTCTGCCTCTGCAATTCTGCCTGCAAAGACAGGGAATGCTTCTCGGtgtcctccctctcttccttcaATTTGTGCAGAGCTGATCTCATGCCACTAGCTTCATGCTCCAATTTTTGTATGATGCAATTCAACTCTTGTATCTCTTGCTCTTTCTTGTGGAGAGTGCAGTCCAGCTCTGCACACTTTATCCTAtatctgactttctcttctgtctCTGCCTGGTGCTTTTCTTGAAGGACCCTATAATCAGCATTAAGCTTTTCCAATTGCCACATCAGATCTTTTTTGTCAGACTCAAAGTCCTGCTGATGATCATCTGGGTGGGCTAAAGCATCCTCCATGCTCTTCGGGCACCTCTCTGCCTCATTCTCCTCCTTGACTTTGTTCTTTGCTTCTGTGAGATCAGCAATGTTCTCCTTCAGCTTTCTTATGGTGTCAATAAAGTCATGCTTCTTGAGAAAGTTCTCCTCCAGCTCTTTAATTCTGGTCTCCAAGGAAACATTATCATAGTAAAGGTCCATTATTTGGGTTTGTTGCTTCTTTTGGTCCTGCTCTAGTACCTGGATGGTTTTGTTTAAATCCATATTTCCTTCTTCAAGAAGTACTTTCTCTATTTCTTTAATCTTCTTCTCAAAAAATATATTGCCATGCTGAAGTTCTACAATATGGGACAGTTGCTTCTGTTGGTCCTGTTCTAAGTCCTTAATGACCTTGCTGAAGTCCATGTCGCCTTCTTGAAGCAGCAATTGCTTTGGAATAAATACTGGGGTGTTCCTCTTGCACAGTTTGTGTGATGCTTCATAAGGACTCAAGCAACAGCTCTTGTTAGTATGGGGTTGCAAAAGACCTTTGTCGCCTCTGTCCCCTTGCCTACGTTCTTCTTCCATAAGGAAGGACTTCTCTGAATAGAGAGACGAAGACTCAGCATTATGCTGTCCTTGGGACACTTCAATCTGTATTAAAATAAAAGCTTGGCTCACTAGATAGGCAAAGAATTAAGGCAAACTATCATGGATGGAAAGTAATTTCTATGAGATCTGCTTTCTGTAACAAGTGGACTGACAGCTTCTAAACTGATGTGCGTGACACTTGCCTTTGAATGCTCATTAGTTTCATCTAGTAAGATGTATAAACTGGGCAACATTGTACATCTTGGCATGGGCATGGCATCCTTTTGCACTGGGAATTTTAAAtgggattaaatctgggaccttttgaatACAAATCATGTACTCTGCCATTATACTATGTCAATCACAAGTACCTAGATATGTGAAAAGCCATTCTATTTGATGTGATCAATGCTTttctttggtaaaaaatgaggtgcaagTACTCATATCCTGATAAATGTACCATTGaaaccagcacaaaatggctggcacggacagcaaaaaagaggtgctggtactctgtaccagtgagtactatcACAAAAAAAGCCATGGATGTGATAATCTGTACTATTACATCTGCTATTGTTCACTCACACATGCAAGTCATGAAGTGATGAACGTCCATGTAAAAACATACCCTCATTTAAGTTAGACCAAAATGTGAACCATGCTTTTTTTTGCTGAAGTAGCTGCATGTTATACTGATAATGCTGTCACTCCTCATGATCAATCCTACAATATTTAATAGGTTATAAATAAAAGGTATCTTACACCTTCTGGTAGAGAAGTGCTATCAGCCACTTTCTCTTTGCTGATACAATGTGCTATATTGCTCCTGAGACATTCTTTTAAGTGTCTGTTTGACTGCATAAGAGTGCGAATGTAATCCAGGTTTtcatccaaagcatctggagaaaCTGTGAGCTCTGAGTCCTGGAAATCTTTTGTTGGTTCAGTGTGTTGTCCCATGTCCATCTGTCAATGTGAAAGATCAGAGTTGTTTCACTTGGCCAGGAATGAAAATACACTAGGATCCAACTCAAACAATATATGGATGTCCCATATTTCTCATTACAAAAGACCATAGACAGAGTAGTGGGCGGGACATCTTGGCCAAGGTGAAACCCAACAGCATTCTTTGAATTAAATAACGTAGAAGTTAGGGTAGCTACTTATTTGCTCCAATTCTATTTTCAGCAAAGAAAAGGGACGATTGGAGAGAATTGCATGCTTGTTAAATGAGAGAACTTTGAAAAGAGCACAGTCAGTGTTACTACTGAAAGAATCATAAGATAATTAAACTTTGCAATACCAAGGACCACTATTGACCACTATTCCATGTTCTGTGTAGGTGACATACTTTCACAGCAACTACCTGGGAAACTgctttagaaaagggcaaccaaaataatcaaggggatagagcaatTCTCCTATAATGAAATGttacatttgggcctttttattttagagaaaaggtgagtaagaggagacatgaaagAGGTATACAAAATAATGTacggtgtggagaaaatggacatttttttcctccctctcctataatagaacttatggacatccaatgaaactaatTGTTGAAAGGTTCAGGACcaatgaaagtacttcttcacagtaTATGGTGTAATTCATTCCCACATGAGGTAGTGACGgacactaacttggatggctttaaaaagattagacaatttcatggaggttaaggctgtcagtggctaccagcTACGATGGCTGTCTGCCTCCATAGAGAATACAGGGCTGCTAGGTAATAGATAGGCTTTGGTAGGTTTGCATACACTTTGTATCATTGACGTTTGTCAAGCCATTAACAATGCTTCCTTTTTCTCTTCATCACCCACATTAAGTACAATTGCATTGGAGCAGAAAAATATATGATTTTTAATGTGGTGCTTGTTTGTTCTCGAAAAAACCTTCAccatctctctctgcctctcactCGTTTTgagatgcacacaaaaatgcatcaaGTGTTATAGTTTGAGAATCTAATCATATGCTACTGTGGTTCAACATAGGAACCAAGGAAGATCATATTATGtatacgacctgagagaccagggttcgaatccccacatagccatgaagctcactgggtgaccttgggccagtcactgcctctcagcctcagaagaaggcaatggtaaaccccctctgaatactgcttactatgaaaaccctattcatagggtcaccataagtcgggattaacttgaaggcaatccatttcatttcatttaagaATTGTCATCACTGCTCTTCCCATTTCAAGCATAGCTAAAGGAAAGCATACCATATTGCCTTCATGACTTGATGTTTCTTCATTCACATTTGATCCATTCCATTTAACAAGCAAATCTTCATTGGCCACATGCACATTTGCCTTCAATAAAGAGCCTGTGGGCTGAGTGAGAAAACTTGATACGATGGGAGATTCCTTCACAATGCAATCCAATAATGACTCTCCCATAATAGGCACATCTGATAAATCCACCAGGAACTCCTCAACTAGAATATAATTCTCTGTCATGACTTCCTGTGAATGTTTTTGACTTGAGTCTTTTTCCATTCTATACCTTTCCGATGGCCAATCTAGGACTCTGCATTGTTGCTCTGATTCTCCTTGGGACAATAACTCATCATTGGATTCCTTCCTCTCAGTGATAAAATAAGACTCTTTGTTTATAGAGCAAGTTCTTAGAATGTTCAGTGGCGACATTAGTTTTTCTGAAGCATCTTCAAAACCTGCatacataaaaaaaaaatattgtcaaATTCATTCATACATTGAGTGAACCGGTGGTACTTTTCAGGTCTGTTGGACTACAGGTAGTTTTCCTCTTCTCTCCAATGCTATTAGGCAGGGCCTAGAGCCCATTAGTGAAACAGCCATTTGAAATCCTCAATCCAGCACCAAAAAAGACTGCAGTCCCTCACACAAGTGATTTGATCCAATATTGCCTCTCATCTTTTTTCAGACCCAATTgtgatatttttaaaacttaaaacacaGTAACAGCGCTAGCCTGTGCAGTGTGCATTACTAATACACTGCTGATGCTTTTTAGTACTGCTGTCTCTTTAATTAGAATTGTATTTTCTTTGCAGCTTCTACAGTTGTAATTGTTTCCTTTTCAGTAAGGATGCAGCATTACTGAATTGCCCTTAACTGCTCTATTCCCATTCCCATTCCCATTCCCTACTGAGAGAGGATAACacaccattggtctcacctgatgGTTGGTTTTACTGGATGACAGTCCATCAAGGGGGCAAGTTCTGGCTGCGtgcccatggaggaggaggaggaggaggaggatgtggaCAACAAGACCATGGCGATGGCCAAAAGTTGCAGGGGCAAAGTGTTCACCTTCAATCTCATCTTGACACCATTGTGGAGGAAAACCAGAACTTgcccacttgatggactatcatccagggaaAATTACTGGTTTTCTCTTTGGAGCCAGAGCAATTGCTCATTAAagttttttattctgttttttcaTATGCTAAACTCAGTAATTCATAGGCAGTTCAGAGACAGCTGAAGGGGACCTATGCTGAATGGACTTCTGAGAAACATTACAGTAGGATCTTGGCAATGGAAGAGATATTGCAAAGTAAGGCAGAGCTATTAACTGGGTTGCCAACTGCAAGCATTCTTTAGTGCTAACAAGAGCACTATCGCTTTGGGCGAACTTTTTTGAGAAGGGACAGTTTTGCACCATAGTACATATCAAGAGTTTTTACTTGACCAAACCTCACCTCTTTTCTTAGCCATGCTAATAATAACTGCAATGGATAGTAGATATTTCCATAATCAAAGGTGCTCATATACCTGTTACTCAGTGTGGAAGAAGGGTTCAAGCTACTCATTCTAACCTGCAGGAAGGAACAAGAGTTCAAGCTCCTACTGCTTCATATCATGTAGTTAAAAAAGGCAGATACCATATATGAAATCTTCAAACAGTGGCTCAAAATGATGTTTTTCCTTGGAAAGTGTGCAATCAAGTTCACTTTTCCTCACTGAATCCTGCACTTCATTCtggaataataattttaaaaagagtcTTTAATAGCCTTTTCAAGTCACTCTAGGTTAGGACAATGGGACCTTAATAGCCAAAAAATGAGCTGTCCTTGAAACTTGTTCACAATCTACAAGTAGTTCAAAATGCATTGATCAGTATTTTAACTGGAGTTGGCTGTAAGAACCATACAACCCCGGCCCCCAAAGGTCTGTAGTGGTTACCAGCTGGTTTCAGTAAAATTCCAGATGGTTTTGATCTTTCACTACCTGGGCCCTGTATATCTAAAGGAGCTCCTCATGGCATACATCTCTTATCCATGTTTTGTGATTTTCCAGATCTCTTTTGCAAGTATCCCACGCAAGCTGTGATTCATCACAGGCCATTATATGATCTAGAGCAAGGATAGCTaacatggtggcctccagatgttgctggactacagttcccatcatcccttaccactggtaatgcttgctggggatgacgggagatggagttcaacaacatctggagagcatcacacTGGCTTTTCCTAATCCaaagccttcttggtggtggtgccccAGTTGTAGAACTCCCTGCTCCCTCTTTTGTTTGGTTTTCAGAAGGAAGGTGAAAACAGTTTTATCTCAGAGACCTTTTAGCTGAATTACACAATGTTTTAACCTGGAGTATAGCTGAGTttcaatttaattttgtttttttaagaagtctCTTGTTTTGGAGGAAGTGTTATCATTGTGATGTTTATTCTGGTATTATTGACTGAATATTGTATTCTAAAGTGCCTAGAGATTTCTCTATGGAGCTACAtataaaataaagaaacaaataaagaaaGGCAGTCTTCCTGCTTTTCGAAGAAGGGATGCTTGTTGTGCCTAGTGCATGTGGGGTGGAACTTGAAGGTGTAGAGGTGGTGTGGCTCTCGCCACCCATCTTCTAGCTCTCCCAGCCTGTTTTGCATCGAGGAGCAGCTTCCCAGTGAGGCGGAGCTGCAACAATAGCTGCCCACCAGCAGTATCACAGCCTGGTCACTGAGATGGGGGGAACAAAGCAGCAGTGAAGTTGGGGCTGCACAGTGCATCTATCCAGTCCTGACCTCGCTGTCGCTTCGCCACTCCCAGTCAGCAGGAGCAATGCTGTTGCTGGGAGCCTATTATTGCAACTCTGCCCCTACCTGATGAGCCACTCCTGGTTGCGTCAATACCAATTGGTCCTTCCCCCTTGCTCAGTCACTGAGGCGGATTGAGGGGCAGGGATGTTCTGGATGGATGGGATGAGAAACTCCTTCCCTCAGACAATCAAAAGAGACCCAAGACCTGACTGTTAGAAATCCAGTCCTAAGTGGTGTTTGTCTATGCTTCACCTTCCTCCCCCTACCCCCAGCTTTCTGCCAATCAAGGTCAATAATGATGGCTATGGCCCAAAAAACTCTGCTCCTAAGCTGTCAGGAGGAAGTACAAATGATATTCCAAAGAGCACATACTTGAGAAATCTCTGAAGCTGTGCTGCAGCTCTCTAGATCTTTATAGATCAGCTCCGGGGAAATGTGGCAGATGGCAAGAGGGTCTGCTACTTCATTCATGATAATTAAAGGCTCCCTGGTGCACAAATCCTCCTCAGATGTGCTGATTCCTAAAgaaaaataacattatattaCACATGGTTCAAGTGTCATACGCAGCCTAAACGTTATACATACCTTTTAAAGCATAGAACAAAGTGTCTGAAATAAAAGCATAACTTAATTGTGGACAGGACAACAACCATGCAGGCCATTTTTAAGGTGGGGGGGGCGCATTGGGGGCAATTGCCCTGGGCCTCACTCATGAGGGGCCACTTCAAGATTGGCACTGCTGCAGTGTTGTCAACTCCATAACCCCCATCCCTCGGAATCCCTGAGCTCCATAAATCTACCATGGAGGTGATGGCGTCTTTTTCCCATGATGGGATGAGCAAGTGATGGTTATAGCTATGAACAGCAGCCCACCCCACCCATATTAAGACCTGCCAGGGTATCCTCCAGGCTCCCTTCACCCCTCACTGCCAAATTCTAATTGGCCAGCAAACTCAGAAATCAGGAGGGAAAATACAGTTCTAATTGGGCACTACCAGCAGAGAGGAGAGCAAGGCtgttctctcttttctctctacTGGTAGAATCCAATTGGGAAGGAGAAAAAGCACTCTCCAAATTACCCAGGGTCTGCATAGTAAGAACCTCCATTTGgcaggatttttcttttctttcttaatgTCCAGCCAGTCCCAAAATTGCcacgccctgggttccttctgggaggaatattaattaaacaaacaaacaaaatgtgctGTTCTAGGGAAAATGTGCAGTTCAAACTTCAAGCCACGCTCAAGTTATGTCATGTTAAATGATGTAAAAAATGACTTGATTACAGCGTGGAAAAGTAAGAGTCATCCAGGTTCTTTTAGAACCCCAGACTCTTTTCAAGCAtactccttcctttcccccctgccAAAGATACTTCCAGAGACTCTACTGTTACTCTCCAGAGTGTTAACCAACTTTTCCAAGATGTAAGAAATCTTTCTAGAACACGGGGACACCTTTTCTGACATGTCATGTGAAGCTGTCAATGTTTTGGTAAGTTTGGTGAAGCCAGAAAATATCCAATGTGATATTCGTAAGAGACTGGTGTGCTGTGTTTATGCATTTGTTCTCCCTTCCCTTGTTCTTTATGTGGGTGTGCTTGAGTGCATGCATCTATCTACATATATCCTTTACTTCAAATAAAGTTTTGATTGAGTTTGTGATGCCTCTTATGTGAAGCTTGAATATAACACTCTTCTACATTAGTACTGTCAGTTGCCCTGTTCTGAAACTTCTAAATGTCGTGAAATGAGACTCTAAGCTACAAAGCATGTGCACACAGATGGAGGAAAATGCGTAATTGTGCTGTAGTGGCAGACTATgtgtgcaaacaacaaggtgtctGTAGAAGTGATTACCAAGCACAcaaattaaaatgcacccaaacagaATTTCTTGGGGTTCATCAAGATAAATTTTCTTATCTCTGTATACAGTGCAAGTTAATTCAATATAaattttgtttttgaattttaGAGATATGAAATCTTAACATACTTCTGATGTCAAATATGCATGTGGATTATATACTGTACATATTTAGTGTTTTTTCAAGCTAATGGGAAAAAAATGACACAACACAGACAGTGCAGTGAGATGGAGGCACTTCGAATGAATATTTGCC is a genomic window of Rhineura floridana isolate rRhiFlo1 chromosome 1, rRhiFlo1.hap2, whole genome shotgun sequence containing:
- the CAGE1 gene encoding cancer-associated gene 1 protein isoform X6 yields the protein MQRLLLKGRLSPPPYNGLAVVAEILCDVTAVLVPCGFTNETIEQPLQRRSGHQRRISTSEEDLCTREPLIIMNEVADPLAICHISPELIYKDLESCSTASEISQNEVQDSVRKSELDCTLSKEKHHFEPLFEDFIYGFEDASEKLMSPLNILRTCSINKESYFITERKESNDELLSQGESEQQCRVLDWPSERYRMEKDSSQKHSQEVMTENYILVEEFLVDLSDVPIMGESLLDCIVKESPIVSSFLTQPTGSLLKANVHVANEDLLVKWNGSNVNEETSSHEGNMMDMGQHTEPTKDFQDSELTVSPDALDENLDYIRTLMQSNRHLKECLRSNIAHCISKEKVADSTSLPEGIEVSQGQHNAESSSLYSEKSFLMEEERRQGDRGDKGLLQPHTNKSCCLSPYEASHKLCKRNTPVFIPKQLLLQEGDMDFSKVIKDLEQDQQKQLSHIVELQHGNIFFEKKIKEIEKVLLEEGNMDLNKTIQVLEQDQKKQQTQIMDLYYDNVSLETRIKELEENFLKKHDFIDTIRKLKENIADLTEAKNKVKEENEAERCPKSMEDALAHPDDHQQDFESDKKDLMWQLEKLNADYRVLQEKHQAETEEKVRYRIKCAELDCTLHKKEQEIQELNCIIQKLEHEASGMRSALHKLKEEREDTEKHSLSLQAELQRQKDERLAEREELSCKYNKLVAQIKLLQEEFENEQAEMEKMQQQVCAFRTEKTGLQQQMAKDKQQTRFLQLESARWKEQHDQIGEPQTLKEQMQYQMIQILRHKLGLQREELRKKEEIIEWNMHILGRFLLDMKSMHSDLSIRSLHGEEDHFNSPYVQKASHLLSKIRSLLALAEGLLTCQDTDNQAIAECSTKSETVIELKGKMKSLSLKKKSLEKELQKHKEHIAAMRKLIINEKLSEDHDTMATEAGEEESDSGADLPDLLRSKLGEHNKQSDELHGAIKALEGNLASKEEVCKKLTGVNGKLQKDLGNLTCKERLVFIFSKNVDSGGFSKTAWKPFNY
- the CAGE1 gene encoding cancer-associated gene 1 protein isoform X4 — its product is MQRLLLKGRLSPPPYNGLAVVAEILCDVTAVLVPCGFTNETIEQPLQRRSGHQRRISTSEEDLCTREPLIIMNEVADPLAICHISPELIYKDLESCSTASEISQNEVQDSVRKSELDCTLSKEKHHFEPLFEDFIYGFEDASEKLMSPLNILRTCSINKESYFITERKESNDELLSQGESEQQCRVLDWPSERYRMEKDSSQKHSQEVMTENYILVEEFLVDLSDVPIMGESLLDCIVKESPIVSSFLTQPTGSLLKANVHVANEDLLVKWNGSNVNEETSSHEGNMIEVSQGQHNAESSSLYSEKSFLMEEERRQGDRGDKGLLQPHTNKSCCLSPYEASHKLCKRNTPVFIPKQLLLQEGDMDFSKVIKDLEQDQQKQLSHIVELQHGNIFFEKKIKEIEKVLLEEGNMDLNKTIQVLEQDQKKQQTQIMDLYYDNVSLETRIKELEENFLKKHDFIDTIRKLKENIADLTEAKNKVKEENEAERCPKSMEDALAHPDDHQQDFESDKKDLMWQLEKLNADYRVLQEKHQAETEEKVRYRIKCAELDCTLHKKEQEIQELNCIIQKLEHEASGMRSALHKLKEEREDTEKHSLSLQAELQRQKDERLAEREELSCKYNKLVAQIKLLQEEFENEQAEMEKMQQQVCAFRTEKTGLQQQMAKDKQQTRFLQLESARWKEQHDQIGEPQTLKEQMQYQMIQILRHKLGLQREELRKKEEIIEWNMHILGRFLLDMKSMHSDLSIRSLHGEEDHFNSPYVQKASHLLSKIRSLLALAEGLLTCQDTDNQAIAECSTKSETVIELKGKMKSLSLKKKSLEKELQKHKEHIAAMRKLIINEKLSEDHDTMATEAGEEESDSGADLPDLLRSKLGEHNKQSDELHGAIKALEGNLASKEEVCKKLTGVNGKLQKDLGNLTCKVTSYEEIIERADQRLELANSEISYLEKRNQDLEDIIKKFKMNTRKLRKGWSSFFPKMWIQGDFQKLRGNHLITKGQTIKYAQYDCHCHSRKVGLQMTY
- the CAGE1 gene encoding cancer-associated gene 1 protein isoform X3 yields the protein MQRLLLKGRLSPPPYNGLAVVAEILCDVTAVLVPCGFTNETIEQPLQRRSGHQRRISTSEEDLCTREPLIIMNEVADPLAICHISPELIYKDLESCSTASEISQNEVQDSVRKSELDCTLSKEKHHFEPLFEDFIYGFEDASEKLMSPLNILRTCSINKESYFITERKESNDELLSQGESEQQCRVLDWPSERYRMEKDSSQKHSQEVMTENYILVEEFLVDLSDVPIMGESLLDCIVKESPIVSSFLTQPTGSLLKANVHVANEDLLVKWNGSNVNEETSSHEGNMMDMGQHTEPTKDFQDSELTVSPDALDENLDYIRTLMQSNRHLKECLRSNIAHCISKEKVADSTSLPEGIEVSQGQHNAESSSLYSEKSFLMEEERRQGDRGDKGLLQPHTNKSCCLSPYEASHKLCKRNTPVFIPKQLLLQEGDMDFSKVIKDLEQDQQKQLSHIVELQHGNIFFEKKIKEIEKVLLEEGNMDLNKTIQVLEQDQKKQQTQIMDLYYDNVSLETRIKELEENFLKKHDFIDTIRKLKENIADLTEAKNKVKEENEAERCPKSMEDALAHPDDHQQDFESDKKDLMWQLEKLNADYRVLQEKHQAETEEKVRYRIKCAELDCTLHKKEQEIQELNCIIQKLEHEASGMRSALHKLKEEREDTEKHSLSLQAELQRQKDERLAEREELSCKYNKLVAQIKLLQEEFENEQAEMEKMQQQVCAFRTEKTGLQQQMAKDKQQTRFLQLESARWKEQHDQIGEPQTLKDMKSMHSDLSIRSLHGEEDHFNSPYVQKASHLLSKIRSLLALAEGLLTCQDTDNQAIAECSTKSETVIELKGKMKSLSLKKKSLEKELQKHKEHIAAMRKLIINEKLSEDHDTMATEAGEEESDSGADLPDLLRSKLGEHNKQSDELHGAIKALEGNLASKEEVCKKLTGVNGKLQKDLGNLTCKVTSYEEIIERADQRLELANSEISYLEKRNQDLEDIIKKFKMNTRKLRKGWSSFFPKMWIQGDFQKLRGNHLITKGQTIKYAQYDCHCHSRKVGLQMTY
- the CAGE1 gene encoding cancer-associated gene 1 protein isoform X5, with product MNEVADPLAICHISPELIYKDLESCSTASEISQNEVQDSVRKSELDCTLSKEKHHFEPLFEDFIYGFEDASEKLMSPLNILRTCSINKESYFITERKESNDELLSQGESEQQCRVLDWPSERYRMEKDSSQKHSQEVMTENYILVEEFLVDLSDVPIMGESLLDCIVKESPIVSSFLTQPTGSLLKANVHVANEDLLVKWNGSNVNEETSSHEGNMMDMGQHTEPTKDFQDSELTVSPDALDENLDYIRTLMQSNRHLKECLRSNIAHCISKEKVADSTSLPEGIEVSQGQHNAESSSLYSEKSFLMEEERRQGDRGDKGLLQPHTNKSCCLSPYEASHKLCKRNTPVFIPKQLLLQEGDMDFSKVIKDLEQDQQKQLSHIVELQHGNIFFEKKIKEIEKVLLEEGNMDLNKTIQVLEQDQKKQQTQIMDLYYDNVSLETRIKELEENFLKKHDFIDTIRKLKENIADLTEAKNKVKEENEAERCPKSMEDALAHPDDHQQDFESDKKDLMWQLEKLNADYRVLQEKHQAETEEKVRYRIKCAELDCTLHKKEQEIQELNCIIQKLEHEASGMRSALHKLKEEREDTEKHSLSLQAELQRQKDERLAEREELSCKYNKLVAQIKLLQEEFENEQAEMEKMQQQVCAFRTEKTGLQQQMAKDKQQTRFLQLESARWKEQHDQIGEPQTLKEQMQYQMIQILRHKLGLQREELRKKEEIIEWNMHILGRFLLDMKSMHSDLSIRSLHGEEDHFNSPYVQKASHLLSKIRSLLALAEGLLTCQDTDNQAIAECSTKSETVIELKGKMKSLSLKKKSLEKELQKHKEHIAAMRKLIINEKLSEDHDTMATEAGEEESDSGADLPDLLRSKLGEHNKQSDELHGAIKALEGNLASKEEVCKKLTGVNGKLQKDLGNLTCKVTSYEEIIERADQRLELANSEISYLEKRNQDLEDIIKKFKMNTRKLRKGWSSFFPKMWIQGDFQKLRGNHLITKGQTIKYAQYDCHCHSRKVGLQMTY
- the CAGE1 gene encoding cancer-associated gene 1 protein isoform X1, producing MQRLLLKGRLSPPPYNGLAVVAEILCDVTAVLVPCGFTNETIEQPLQRRSGHQRRISTSEEDLCTREPLIIMNEVADPLAICHISPELIYKDLESCSTASEISQNEVQDSVRKSELDCTLSKEKHHFEPLFEDFIYGFEDASEKLMSPLNILRTCSINKESYFITERKESNDELLSQGESEQQCRVLDWPSERYRMEKDSSQKHSQEVMTENYILVEEFLVDLSDVPIMGESLLDCIVKESPIVSSFLTQPTGSLLKANVHVANEDLLVKWNGSNVNEETSSHEGNMMDMGQHTEPTKDFQDSELTVSPDALDENLDYIRTLMQSNRHLKECLRSNIAHCISKEKVADSTSLPEGIEVSQGQHNAESSSLYSEKSFLMEEERRQGDRGDKGLLQPHTNKSCCLSPYEASHKLCKRNTPVFIPKQLLLQEGDMDFSKVIKDLEQDQQKQLSHIVELQHGNIFFEKKIKEIEKVLLEEGNMDLNKTIQVLEQDQKKQQTQIMDLYYDNVSLETRIKELEENFLKKHDFIDTIRKLKENIADLTEAKNKVKEENEAERCPKSMEDALAHPDDHQQDFESDKKDLMWQLEKLNADYRVLQEKHQAETEEKVRYRIKCAELDCTLHKKEQEIQELNCIIQKLEHEASGMRSALHKLKEEREDTEKHSLSLQAELQRQKDERLAEREELSCKYNKLVAQIKLLQEEFENEQAEMEKMQQQVCAFRTEKTGLQQQMAKDKQQTRFLQLESARWKEQHDQIGEPQTLKEQMQYQMIQILRHKLGLQREELRKKEEIIEWNMHILGRFLLDMKSMHSDLSIRSLHGEEDHFNSPYVQKASHLLSKIRSLLALAEGLLTCQDTDNQAIAECSTKSETVIELKGKMKSLSLKKKSLEKELQKHKEHIAAMRKLIINEKLSEDHDTMATEAGEEESDSGADLPDLLRSKLGEHNKQSDELHGAIKALEGNLASKEEVCKKLTGVNGKLQKDLGNLTCKVTSYEEIIERADQRLELANSEISYLEKRNQDLEDIIKKFKMNTRKLRKGWSSFFPKMWIQGDFQKLRGNHLITKGQTIKYAQYDCHCHSRKVGLQMTY